A window of Ptychodera flava strain L36383 chromosome 1, AS_Pfla_20210202, whole genome shotgun sequence contains these coding sequences:
- the LOC139133030 gene encoding keratin, type I cytoskeletal 9-like has protein sequence MKLCAIFFVVFIFVICISDTQGTSGKWGKKGSGNKGNKEGWGHGGYGGYNGGKWGKGGKGGKGHNGHDSSPEGGNGGNGRGGSDSSPEGGNGGNGRGGSDSSPEGGNGGNGRGGSYSSPEGGNRGNGRGGSDSSPEGGNGGNGRGGSDSSPEGGNGGNGRGGSDSSPEGGNRGNGRGGSDSSPEGGNGGNGRGGSDSSPERGNGGNGRGGSDSSPEGGNGGNGRGGSSSSSEDSDGKEGQCEANGPVCLCVEYKIFLNELSYGDARAACRADNGMLATVDSYYVQNLLETNIENENVGDLVDGFWIGLDDCNMEGTFSWRDGTVLTGNCYQNWFGDHSHNNRDCVAISKSKSYKWDDFACSMEMGYICMYYNCDNRDVQCQQCAELPPEPMPGGGD, from the exons ATGAAGCTGTGCGCCATTTTTTTCGTGGTCTTCATATTTGTCATCTGCATCAGTGATACACAAGGAACGTCT GGAAAATGGGGAAAGAAAGGGTCTGGTAACAAAGGCAACAAAGAAGGATGGGGACACGGAGGGTATGGAGGTTACAATGGAGGCAAGTGGGGAAAAGGAGGCAAGGGGGGGAAAGGACATAACGGGCATGATAGCAGTCCTGAAGGTGGCAACGGAGGAAACGGACGTGGAGGGTCTGATAGCAGTCCTGAAGGTGGCAACGGGGGAAACGGACGTGGAGGGTCTGATAGCAGTCCTGAAGGTGGCAACGGAGGAAACGGACGGGGAGGGTCTTATAGCAGTCCTGAAGGTGGCAACAGAGGAAACGGACGTGGGGGGTCTGATAGCAGTCCTGAAGGTGGCAACGGAGGAAACGGACGTGGAGGGTCTGATAGCAGTCCTGAAGGTGGCAACGGAGGAAACGGACGTGGAGGGTCTGATAGCAGTCCTGAAGGTGGCAACAGAGGAAACGGACGTGGGGGGTCTGATAGCAGTCCTGAAGGTGGCAACGGAGGAAACGGACGGGGAGGGTCTGATAGCAGTCCTGAACGTGGCAACGGGGGAAACGGACGTGGAGGGTCTGATAGCAGTCCTGAAGGTGGCAACGGGGGAAACGGACGGGGAGGGTCTTCTAGTAGTTCTGAAGATAGCGACGGAAAAGAAGGACAGTGCGAAG CCAATGGGCCAGTTTGTCTTTGTGTTGAATACAAGATATTCCTTAACGAGCTAAGTTATGGCGATGCGAGGGCAGCTTGTCGTGCAGACAACGGGATGCTGGCCACAGTAGACTCGTACTACGTTCAAAACCTACTGGAGACgaacattgaaaatgaaaacgtcGGTGATTTGGTAGATGGGTTCTGGATTGGCCTTGACGACTGCAATATGGAAGGAACGTTTTCTTGGCGTGATGGCACAGTCCTAACAGGAAACTGCTACCAGAACTGGTTTGGTGACCACAGTCATAATAATAGGGACTGTGTGGCAATTAG TAAATCTAAATCTTACAAATGGGACGACTTCGCTTGTTCGATGGAAATGGGTTACATTTGCATGTACTACA ATTGTGACAACAGAGATGTACAGTGCCAACAATGTGCCGAGTTACCACCGGAACCAATGCCCGGTGGAGGAGATTAA
- the LOC139133116 gene encoding alpha-N-acetylgalactosamine-specific lectin-like has translation MPKMMPNAVCLLVISLLVGLSQETSINVGFPELKSREINVRSDDSSSSSSEEDDVTAISETVVLCSSFKIFATRKTRADAKAACEGLGGMLAVISDEDTYLAVTEELRKHRPLSTAFWIGLSDLDSDGEFVWEDGTVLKNRCFSVWEDGQPSTEDCVLLKRNFKWKTQKCSRKRGYICQLPVADCPTDCTSCITI, from the exons atgcctaaaatgatgcCAAACGCCGTCTGTTTACTTGTGATTTCTCTACTCGTAGGACTAAGCCAGGAGACCTCGATTAATGTC GGGTTTCCAGAATTGAAAAGCAGAGAGATAAATGTTCGCAGTGACGATAGTTCAAGTTCGAGTAGTGAGGAGGATGACGTCACTGCCATCAGCG AGACAGTTGTTCTGTGTTCATCATTTAAAATCTTCGCCACGCGAAAGACTCGGGCAGATGCTAAAGCGGCGTGCGAAGGGTTGGGCGGGATGTTGGCCGTCATTTCCGACGAAGACACATACTTGGCGGTCACTGAAGAACTGAGAAAGCACAGACCATTGAGCACGGCCTTCTGGATTGGATTGAGTGACCTTGACAGCGACGGGGAATTCGTTTGGGAGGACGGAACTGTCTTGAAGAATAGGTGTTTTAGTGTCTGGGAAGATGGTCAACCATCCACTGAAGATTGTGTGTTGTTGAA GAGAAATTTCAAGTGGAAGACGCAAAAGTGCTCCAGAAAACGCGGGTATATCTGCCAGTTACCCGTTGCCG ACTGTCCTACAGATTGTACGAGCTGTATTACTATTTGA